TTAGATGTTTACGATTGGCTTTGCCAGTGCGCGTAGCGCAATCGCTCTTGCTATGTATCCAATGAGAACAAATCTAAATCGCCGATAGTTCAAAGAACGAGCGTGGAATATGCTGAGGGAACCTCAGCATTTCCGCTCGATGAAAGCGAAGTAACCAATTCTACTTCACCTAACGACAATGTAGATTCTAATGGCAAGGTAATCTCTGAGATTAACCAAGTCGAACCAAATCGAGACAAAACTCCATCAACCAGATTGAGAGCAACTAAAAACGCTCAGCGTAAAAAGCCCTATAATTTACCACCGTCAAGTAAGTTAAAAGTAACTTTGCTGAAGACAGTAAAAGGTTTTTTAGCAGAGCATAAACTTGATGTGTTTACATCCCAGGACATCATCGACTATCTCTATACCAAGAAACAGCAATCAAACTGGTCGAAAAATCAATTGACTAAAGTACGTCAAGCGATTGGCAATGTGTTGGGAAGAGATAGTTATTTGGGAACGGAATGGGAAAGAGTAAAGCTTGGTACGTATCGGGCTTTAAATTAATCAAGATAAATGCGATCGCCCCCGACACTGGCTTGCACTAATCGTCAAAGTTTGAGCGGCAAAACTAACTACCTGTAAACGAATTATCAAGAGAAGATGAATTTTGTCTTCGAGCGAGAAAAATCACTTTTCAGGCAAGAGGCGTAGGTTTAAAATTGAATCAATAAAAACTCTTATTATAAATACCGCTAGCTGCTGTGAATAAAAAGCTGGCATATATTAAATTCGCACCCAGACTATAACTCAGTCTGGGTGTTATAGTTTGAGACTAAAATTGAATTGTACAAATGATAAATTGTACAATTATTGATTTACTCAAATCAAAGCTTAGTGTTTTAAGCCATTGTTCGGGGTAGAAAATAAAAGAAGGCGAACAATAGATGTGTCTGATAATCGGGCATCTGCCCAAGACACGCAAGCCAATCGCAATTGTTTCTGTCAAGTAACAGCACCGCATCTTTAGCTGTAAGATCGATATAGATTAGCTAAATAAAATCGATGGCAATTCCCCAACTCAATCAGGAAATGATTCGTCGTCATAGCAGTCAATCTTGTTGGCAAAAGGGTCAAGCTTATTATCAAAATGGATGCGTTAGAAGCGTAGTGCGACGAGGACAATCAATTACGGCAGAAGTTGAAGGCAATGAGCTTAGACCACATCGAGTTAATATTGGCTTAGGTAAAGATGAAGTAAACACGGCTTGTTGTAGTTGTTCTAGTGATTTTGAAGGATGGTGCCAACATATCGTGGCAACATTGTTAGTATGCTTGCACCAACCAGAAGCGATCGAACAGCGTCAGAGTTTAGAACAAATCTTAAAGCGTCTTAACAAAGCTCAAACCAAAACTTTGATTCAAAAACTGGTGGCACTTAAACCAGAATTGCTTGATAATATAGAGAATTTTGCCTACTTGAATATTAGGGGACTGAGTTGAAATCTTGTGGGAATGAAGCGATCGGGCTTTCTCTCTGTAATCATGCGATCGCCTCTGGTAGCGCGAAGTCTCGTAAAAAACCACTCAGGGCGGGTAATTTTGTGAGTCACGGTGTCATAGACAGGAATGCTAGAAGCATCTTCTCTAGCCTTGTCGAGCAATTCGGTAGCGGCTCGGATCTGAGTAGCGATCGCCAGAAGGCGATTGCGGCGTTCGATGCCAGCGCGAGCTTCAATGTTGCGGGGGTCGTCGTCTTTAGAGAGGTGAACTACCTTGACTTCTTGCTCTTTAATCTGGGGTGGAAAAATTGCCTCTTTGGAAGTAAGCTTGTTATATTCATAGCTGCGGTAAGGACGCTTGACTACGTAGCGGTGAGCTTCTACGCCTTCAGGAGCGATATAGCTACTGCTCAGATGAGTGATAGTTGATTCCAGATGGGCGATCGCATCTCTAAGATGAGCTAAAGTATCGGTAATGCCTAAAGAATCGGGAGTTTGGGGACAACCGCGACTGGTTAACAAGTAACTAGCAGTTTGTTCTCTAGTCAGACGCACTCGTTCGACGATGCGACGGTTATTTTCCAATCTTGCCAGATATAGCTCTACCCTATCTTCCTCGGTCAACTGAATAAGGGGGATGGCAACGATGCGTGAATTTTACTCCCATATTCCCCTCAAACCTTCGTCTAGAATGAGTTTTATCAACTAGCTGTAGCGACCCTCAAAACTTCTTTGACCAAATAGGATAATTCTTCTTTCCGACGAGAGCCAATATGAAATACAGCGGTTTTTGTACTTACTGCCACCCATAACCAATGATGCTTTCCGCTCTCGTACCAGTGGTTTTCATCCAAGTAAAGTGGGATGCTCCCAAGTTCTGCTTTTTTCGGAGCGGGGGATGAACGGTTACGGAGCTACTTATATGAGTTTTTATATTGGTTTTAAAGTGAGATTTATGAGATTAATAGGCTCGGAATCAAACTAATATAAAACGCAAATCAAGATAGTGATAGTAATTCTGTTACTAAATTGTTCTGAATACAAATTGTGTATTCTCTCTATTTATCTATGCTTTAAAAA
The sequence above is a segment of the Myxosarcina sp. GI1 genome. Coding sequences within it:
- a CDS encoding SWIM zinc finger domain-containing protein, with the translated sequence MAIPQLNQEMIRRHSSQSCWQKGQAYYQNGCVRSVVRRGQSITAEVEGNELRPHRVNIGLGKDEVNTACCSCSSDFEGWCQHIVATLLVCLHQPEAIEQRQSLEQILKRLNKAQTKTLIQKLVALKPELLDNIENFAYLNIRGLS